Proteins co-encoded in one Pseudophryne corroboree isolate aPseCor3 chromosome 1, aPseCor3.hap2, whole genome shotgun sequence genomic window:
- the LOC135066524 gene encoding uncharacterized protein LOC135066524: protein MRQTMQNINSKDDFMCRSGSDDDDDDDDLPSNQTTHVITNTENFDSVEDSPFGLDFSIIPDFTNILELAPAYSIKMDDATADGILRDILNKPEYCHNAAIQTSNVVDERPFSPHATGGRAKTFEYKADDAVARRYDPTIPTGRDTVAQIHRPSTSGKTSKRTTAAETGNHHFATADDAVARRYDPTIPTGRDTVAQIHRPSTSGKTSKRTAAAETENHHFATADDAAARRYDPTIPTGHETVAQIHRPSTSGKTSKRTAAAETENHQFVTPSIVHNSLKDVARSSVMVAHNGCINPNKRRPARPRTNERSHNSAFTDLKRKLSYSENDKPQRRRIALQTVSCVSNDVAVTSQHTAFNTADRDVAGNTKTVKVKRASRLSRSNVKQLPQSAVITIPDTQVCSETETRHIAGIGLLSNINSRSNVKQLSQSDVITIPDTQDCSETRHIAGNPVISDIDDINGQELITNCVESTTQDPQNSSDEVLSAVAGIPGNTTTVDCVTSMPNIFTTTAMVHASADACAPARGIAPDIVDECQNSEQLGQDAEIQFYALLGKIREDVENMGVKAGYLLKHIKGVSHGSKCKQDIVKEVVETYMNVMSKYIDRSVKTTEFIKANIHHFAEINETEP from the exons atg agacagacaatgcagaacatcaacagcaaagatgATTTCATGTGTAGATCcggttctgatgatgatgatgatgatgatgatttgccaagtaatcaaacgacccatg taatcacaaatacagagaatttcgattcggttgaagatagcccatttggtttagatttcagcattatacccgattttactaatattttggaattggccccagcct attccataaaaatggatgatgcgacggctgacggtattctacgggacatattgaacaaacctgaatattgtcacaacgccgctatacagaccagcaatgttgttgatgagcgaccgttttccccccacgcgacagggggtcgggctaaaacattcgaatataaagcag atgatgcggtagcaaggcgatatgatcctacgataccaacaggccgtgataccgtcgcgcaaatacacaggcctagtacaagcgggaaaacatcaaaacgcacaaccgccgctgaaacggggaaccatcatttcgcaacagcag atgatgcagtagcaaggcgatatgatcctacgataccaacaggccgtgataccgtcgcgcaaatacacaggcctagtacaagcgggaaaacatcaaaacgcacagccgccgctgaaacggagaaccatcatttcgcaacagcag atgatgctgcagcaaggcgatatgatcctacgataccaacaggccatGAgaccgtcgcgcaaatacacaggcctagtacaagcgggaaaacatcaaaacgcacagcagccgctgaaacggagaaccatcaattcgtaacgccgtcaATTGTGCATAACAGCCTAAAGGATgttgctaggtcatcggttatggtggcgcataacggttgtatcaacccgaacaaacgaaggccggctcgaccaagaacgaatgagagaagtcataattcagcatttacagatctgaaaagaaaattgtcatattccgaaaatgataagccgcaacggagaaggatcgcgttacaaactgtatcatgcgtaagtaatgatgttgctgtaacatcacaacacacagcgtttaacactgcagaccgggatgtcgctggtaatacaaagactgtaaaggttaagagggcatcgcgtctctcaagaagtaatgttaagcaattgccgcaatcagcggtaatcacaattccagatacacaggtttgttctgaaacagaaacaaggcacatagcaggcattggtttgttatcaaatattaactcaagaagtaatgttaagcaattgtcgcaatccgatgtcatcactattcccgatacacaggattgctctgaaacaagacacatagctggtaatcctgtgatatcagatattgatgacataaatgggcaagagcttattacaaactgtgtagagtcaacgacacaagatccgcagaatagttctgatgaagtattatcagccgttgcaggaatacctggtaatactacaacggttgattgtgtaacatcaatgcccaatatttttacaacgacagccatggtacacgcatcggctgatgcttgtgcaccggcgcgagggatagcgcccgacatagttgatgaatgtcaaaattcagaacaattaggccaagacgctgaaatacaattttacgcgttgttgggtaagatacgggaagatgttgagaacatgggcgtaaaagccggatatttgttaaaacacattaaaggtgtgagccacggtagtaaatgtaaacaagacattgttaaagaagttgttgagacgtatatgaatgtcatgtcaaaatacatagatcggtcagttaagacaactgaatttattaaagccaacatacatcattttgcagaaataaatgaaactgagccgtga